A genomic stretch from Thermoprotei archaeon includes:
- a CDS encoding ribonuclease P, producing the protein MVRPIIKDLARQRMYILFNRSMSIVRTDPELARRYVNIALAISRKSGVPIPRQFKMNYCKKCHSFLMPGVTSRVRLRGKGKKRLVIKCLSCGRIFRHPIR; encoded by the coding sequence ATGGTACGTCCTATAATAAAGGATCTTGCAAGGCAAAGAATGTACATACTTTTCAACAGAAGCATGTCTATAGTGAGGACTGATCCAGAACTTGCCAGACGATATGTGAATATTGCATTAGCAATAAGTAGAAAATCAGGTGTTCCAATTCCAAGACAGTTCAAAATGAATTATTGTAAGAAATGTCATAGTTTTCTAATGCCTGGTGTCACGTCAAGGGTTAGGTTAAGAGGTAAAGGTAAAAAAAGACTTGTTATTAAGTGCCTTTCATGCGGAAGGATTTTCAGACATCCAATACGGTAA
- a CDS encoding transposase, protein MEAIKSYRIPVEAPKDLIEEYFKVKRKALDTIFSHVKISEKAHLEFDRENRKRLRDELLRGWRYSKHYVDSAINSVIGLVKGWITLYNRRRAKEPPKITKRTVYIKSTLFSFRNGILRISVEPSKRYLEVDLSKCSWIPRDFDKVGGLLMTESELIVTVKKRVEPKVDEWASFDVNLTNVTAFIGGEIKRYDLRELYHIHRTYETKRQRIQKLSKFKPLTSKRLLEKYSKREENRAKDFMHKLTTQVAGELKEKNCGAILENLKGIKGRILNKSKDVNRKLSKWNARTFQFMLEYKLKWLNLPVKYVNPANSSKTCPACSGGMASYLGRIMKCEKCGLTMDRDIIAVLNLQMRGEGFPQRAPNEIIEGEGLSRNKSNNSLYIPT, encoded by the coding sequence ATGGAAGCAATTAAGAGCTACAGGATCCCAGTAGAGGCTCCGAAGGATTTAATCGAGGAATACTTCAAAGTTAAGCGGAAGGCTTTAGACACAATCTTCTCACACGTTAAAATTTCCGAGAAGGCTCACCTCGAATTCGATAGAGAGAATAGGAAAAGGCTTAGGGATGAACTGCTGAGGGGATGGAGATACTCAAAGCATTACGTTGATTCAGCAATAAACTCTGTCATAGGGCTTGTTAAGGGCTGGATAACGCTCTACAATAGGAGAAGGGCGAAGGAGCCTCCTAAGATAACTAAGAGGACAGTATATATTAAAAGCACGCTCTTCAGCTTCAGAAATGGCATACTGAGGATAAGCGTAGAGCCTAGTAAGCGGTATCTTGAGGTTGACTTGAGTAAGTGTTCGTGGATTCCAAGAGACTTTGATAAAGTCGGTGGACTACTTATGACTGAAAGTGAGTTGATAGTAACGGTTAAGAAGAGGGTTGAGCCGAAGGTTGATGAGTGGGCTTCCTTCGATGTTAACTTAACGAACGTGACGGCGTTCATAGGTGGTGAGATCAAGCGCTATGACTTAAGAGAGCTCTACCATATTCACAGAACCTATGAAACTAAGCGGCAGAGGATACAAAAGTTATCTAAGTTTAAGCCTCTAACCTCAAAGAGACTATTAGAGAAGTACTCTAAACGTGAGGAGAATAGGGCTAAAGACTTCATGCACAAGTTAACCACACAGGTTGCGGGGGAGCTCAAGGAGAAGAACTGCGGAGCAATACTTGAAAACCTGAAAGGTATAAAGGGGCGAATCCTCAACAAGTCTAAAGACGTGAACCGAAAGCTCTCAAAGTGGAACGCAAGGACGTTTCAGTTCATGCTTGAATACAAGCTGAAATGGCTTAACCTACCAGTAAAATACGTTAACCCAGCCAACTCGTCTAAAACCTGCCCAGCCTGCTCAGGAGGCATGGCTTCCTATCTGGGCAGGATAATGAAGTGCGAAAAGTGCGGGTTAACAATGGATAGAGATATCATAGCGGTGTTGAACCTTCAGATGCGGGGAGAAGGGTTCCCCCAAAGAGCCCCCAATGAAATAATCGAGGGGGAAGGGTTAAGTAGGAATAAAAGCAACAATTCACTATATATTCCTACTTAA
- a CDS encoding helix-turn-helix domain-containing protein, with protein sequence MTSGDYEELLRPKDVAKIFNISVKTLWEWQRKGIIRAVRLPTGKLRYPKSEVERLWKQLRATGSQ encoded by the coding sequence ATGACGTCTGGAGATTACGAGGAACTGCTTAGACCAAAGGATGTTGCAAAGATATTCAACATCTCAGTTAAAACGCTCTGGGAGTGGCAAAGGAAAGGCATTATTAGAGCTGTTAGGCTCCCAACTGGCAAGCTCCGATATCCCAAGAGCGAAGTTGAGAGATTATGGAAGCAATTAAGAGCTACAGGATCCCAGTAG
- a CDS encoding 30S ribosomal protein S19e, whose product MPTAYDVPASALIKELSEYLKVNVPEIKPPTWALFVKTGTFAERVPTQSDWWYTRAASILRQVYIRGPISVKTLRILYGGRKKRGAALEHYRPGSGSIVRKILQQLEKADLIRKTKEGRVITEKGQSIIDALSTKILKQLARENPEFVKYLTVKLR is encoded by the coding sequence ATGCCCACAGCTTATGATGTTCCTGCCAGTGCACTGATAAAGGAACTCTCGGAATACCTAAAGGTAAATGTACCAGAGATAAAACCGCCTACATGGGCTTTATTCGTTAAAACTGGCACGTTTGCCGAAAGAGTCCCCACACAATCAGATTGGTGGTACACGCGTGCAGCCTCAATCCTTAGACAGGTATACATACGCGGACCAATAAGTGTTAAAACTTTAAGAATACTGTATGGCGGTAGAAAAAAGAGAGGCGCTGCGCTTGAACACTATAGACCAGGTAGTGGATCGATAGTAAGAAAGATACTTCAACAATTAGAAAAAGCAGACCTAATTAGAAAAACTAAGGAAGGGAGAGTTATAACGGAGAAAGGCCAAAGTATTATAGATGCTCTATCAACAAAAATATTGAAACAATTAGCACGTGAAAACCCTGAGTTCGTGAAATACTTAACCGTTAAATTGAGGTGA
- a CDS encoding DNA-binding protein — MIFLDLSSDESEIEEIKRRKLAELQRRQAELARIQEEKERELLEARRQQILRSVLTPEARARLEAVKMIKPELVIAVEDQIIQLALSGRINSPLTEEQIKALLRAFQSERETRIIRR, encoded by the coding sequence GTGATATTCTTGGATCTGTCATCTGATGAGTCTGAAATCGAAGAGATTAAGAGGAGAAAATTAGCAGAACTTCAGCGCAGACAAGCAGAGCTAGCAAGAATCCAAGAAGAGAAAGAACGTGAATTATTAGAGGCACGAAGGCAACAAATATTACGCAGTGTTCTTACACCAGAGGCAAGAGCAAGGCTAGAGGCAGTGAAGATGATTAAACCAGAACTTGTCATAGCGGTCGAAGATCAGATCATACAGCTTGCTCTTTCTGGTAGGATAAATTCTCCCTTAACAGAAGAACAGATCAAAGCACTCCTACGTGCTTTCCAATCAGAACGAGAGACTAGAATCATTAGGAGGTAA
- a CDS encoding 50S ribosomal protein L31e: protein MIITSQENKEKIEEKQTNTTESSEPIKQVSETKEEEKKESEEKPKDELRKKLKDHFRGIEDETKINIREERLYNIPLRVVYNVQKTIRAERAIRELIHFVKRHTKTEHVYISEKVNETIWKYSMEKPPRHIRVLVVMTEEDGEKISRVLPAE, encoded by the coding sequence GTGATAATAACGTCACAAGAAAATAAAGAGAAAATAGAAGAAAAACAAACCAATACAACAGAATCCTCAGAACCTATAAAGCAAGTCAGTGAGACGAAGGAAGAAGAGAAAAAAGAAAGTGAAGAAAAGCCTAAAGACGAATTAAGAAAGAAATTAAAAGATCATTTCAGAGGGATAGAAGATGAAACGAAGATAAACATTAGAGAAGAACGTTTGTACAATATTCCATTACGTGTAGTTTATAATGTGCAAAAAACGATCAGAGCAGAAAGAGCTATTAGAGAACTAATACATTTTGTAAAACGACATACAAAAACTGAACATGTCTATATCAGTGAAAAAGTAAACGAAACCATATGGAAATATAGCATGGAGAAACCTCCAAGACATATAAGAGTTTTAGTTGTCATGACAGAGGAAGATGGTGAGAAAATCTCAAGGGTGCTCCCCGCCGAATAG
- a CDS encoding translation initiation factor IF-6, whose protein sequence is MGGVVKMGFRSIDNLGVYCFSNDHYTLISNDVPEKVVKIVHNTLETKVIRMTVTGTTLIGVMIAGNNNGLLVPYTIEEQELTLLRELFPRVEILPTKMTALGNIILANDYGALAHPKLESKSIEIAEKVLGVKITKKTIAGVPTVGIMGAVNNKGMIVNPNTSEEEIKLLKEIFGVPIERGTVNRGNGYVRLGIIANSHGVIVGNSTTGFELATIERALGFVTRGN, encoded by the coding sequence TTGGGTGGTGTTGTTAAAATGGGTTTCCGCAGTATCGATAATTTAGGAGTATACTGTTTTTCTAATGATCACTATACGTTAATATCAAACGATGTACCAGAAAAAGTAGTGAAAATCGTACATAACACCTTAGAAACTAAGGTTATAAGAATGACAGTGACTGGAACCACGCTTATAGGAGTTATGATCGCAGGTAATAATAATGGCTTATTAGTTCCCTATACGATCGAAGAACAAGAACTGACACTCCTGAGAGAGCTTTTTCCACGAGTAGAGATCCTTCCAACAAAAATGACAGCATTAGGCAATATAATATTAGCTAACGATTATGGTGCATTAGCACATCCTAAGCTGGAGTCTAAATCCATAGAAATCGCTGAAAAAGTGCTTGGTGTAAAAATTACCAAAAAAACCATCGCGGGTGTGCCGACTGTAGGTATAATGGGTGCCGTTAACAATAAAGGAATGATTGTGAATCCTAATACTAGCGAAGAAGAGATTAAGTTATTAAAGGAGATATTTGGAGTACCTATTGAGAGGGGAACCGTGAATAGAGGAAATGGTTATGTTAGGTTAGGAATAATCGCTAACTCACATGGAGTAATCGTAGGTAATTCTACAACAGGTTTTGAACTAGCGACAATTGAACGCGCATTAGGTTTTGTTACTAGAGGTAATTAA
- the rpl18a gene encoding 50S ribosomal protein L18Ae has product MSEIKLYTIKGRIAKNAHKYYVFTKKIRALNKNDALEKLYSVFGGTYSVKRKNIKIEEIIEENGEE; this is encoded by the coding sequence ATGTCAGAAATCAAATTATACACAATCAAGGGACGTATCGCAAAGAATGCTCACAAGTATTATGTATTCACTAAAAAAATACGTGCGCTAAACAAGAATGATGCACTAGAAAAACTTTATTCAGTATTTGGGGGCACTTATAGTGTCAAAAGAAAAAATATAAAGATTGAAGAGATAATCGAAGAAAACGGTGAAGAATAA
- the pfdA gene encoding prefoldin subunit alpha: MSSELERSAVEYEFYTGLINEYTQQLQTLNNVYTSLSLTISSLEGLKKSKDNVEGFTSLGSGAYVKVVVQSVTNVIIGIGAGVFVEKNIDEAINILNKRLEIIKSNIEQLQKLIEELYVRIAQLERRIAELSRR, encoded by the coding sequence ATGAGCTCTGAACTTGAACGCAGTGCTGTTGAATACGAGTTCTATACTGGCCTTATAAATGAATACACACAGCAACTACAAACGCTCAACAACGTTTATACAAGTCTTTCTCTTACTATATCAAGCCTTGAAGGACTAAAAAAATCTAAAGACAACGTCGAGGGCTTTACCTCACTAGGAAGCGGCGCTTACGTAAAAGTAGTAGTACAATCAGTAACCAACGTTATAATAGGTATTGGTGCGGGAGTTTTCGTAGAAAAAAACATTGATGAAGCTATAAACATACTTAATAAAAGACTCGAAATAATAAAATCAAACATAGAACAATTACAGAAGCTTATAGAAGAATTATACGTACGTATAGCTCAATTAGAACGCAGAATAGCAGAACTAAGCCGACGATAA
- the ftsY gene encoding signal recognition particle-docking protein FtsY, with protein MFEGIKKTFKKFTDTISTKTITEKELENYLWELQIELASNNVALAVAEEITENIKKQLTGTKIQRFSNIENLIYNTAKTVILNIFNQAGNYNLIESIKKEYSSKTPFTILFVGVNGGGKTTTIAKIAHLLKKHDYKSVVACADTFRAGAIEQMERHALAVGAVIIKHKYGSSPAAVAYDAVEYAKAHFIPVVLIDTAGRMQTDKDLLEEMKKIHRVVKPNATIFVGDALAGNDALDQALKFNNYVPLTGSILTKIDADEKGGTTVSIVYATKKPLLYLGIGQKYDDLIDFKPEWLIERFFK; from the coding sequence GTGTTTGAAGGCATCAAAAAAACTTTTAAAAAATTCACTGATACAATATCAACCAAAACAATAACCGAAAAAGAACTAGAGAATTATCTTTGGGAATTACAGATTGAATTGGCATCAAACAATGTAGCACTAGCAGTTGCTGAAGAAATCACAGAAAATATAAAAAAACAATTAACAGGAACAAAGATCCAACGCTTCAGTAACATAGAAAACTTAATCTACAACACTGCAAAAACTGTTATATTAAACATTTTTAATCAAGCAGGCAACTATAACCTAATAGAATCCATCAAAAAAGAGTATTCTAGCAAAACACCATTCACCATATTATTCGTAGGAGTAAACGGAGGCGGAAAAACAACAACAATAGCAAAAATAGCACATCTCTTAAAAAAACATGATTATAAAAGCGTTGTTGCATGTGCAGACACATTCAGAGCAGGCGCAATAGAGCAAATGGAACGTCATGCATTAGCTGTAGGTGCAGTAATAATAAAACACAAATACGGCTCATCACCAGCTGCAGTAGCATACGATGCAGTAGAATATGCCAAAGCACACTTCATACCAGTAGTACTAATAGATACAGCTGGAAGAATGCAAACCGATAAAGATTTATTAGAAGAGATGAAGAAGATACACAGAGTAGTGAAACCAAACGCTACAATATTCGTTGGAGACGCATTAGCCGGAAATGATGCATTAGATCAAGCATTAAAATTTAATAACTACGTACCACTAACCGGATCCATACTGACAAAAATAGATGCTGATGAAAAAGGTGGAACAACAGTATCAATAGTTTATGCAACAAAAAAACCATTACTGTACCTTGGAATTGGACAAAAATATGATGACCTGATAGATTTTAAACCTGAATGGTTAATAGAACGATTTTTTAAGTAA
- the argF gene encoding ornithine carbamoyltransferase — protein sequence MLSLKGRDFLTMMELNPEELLNLIDFSIKIKEMSKKGLINYNLLNGKTIALIFQKPSTRTRVSFEVAINQLGGKAIYLGWNELQLSRGESIMDTAKVLSRYVDAIVARVYKHQDLIEMAEHSEKPVINALSDLHHPCQALADLMTIKEHFGKIKGLKLAFVGDGNNNVTHSLLIASSMTGMHISIASPKGYEPDPEIIKKANNHASISGSKILISNDPSEAVNEADIVYTDVFVSMGKENEREQRLKTFRDFQVNDKLFSKANNNAIFMHCGPWHVGEEVTASVVYGPKSVVYDQAENRLHTEKALLSLLL from the coding sequence ATGTTGTCACTTAAAGGCAGAGATTTTTTAACTATGATGGAATTAAACCCCGAAGAACTTTTAAATCTAATAGATTTCTCAATAAAAATAAAGGAAATGAGCAAAAAAGGTTTAATTAACTATAATTTATTAAACGGCAAGACAATAGCACTCATATTCCAAAAACCATCAACACGAACACGCGTATCATTCGAAGTAGCAATAAACCAACTCGGTGGAAAAGCAATTTATCTTGGCTGGAATGAACTTCAGCTTTCACGAGGCGAAAGCATAATGGATACAGCAAAAGTATTAAGCAGATATGTCGATGCTATAGTCGCTAGAGTATACAAACATCAAGACCTAATAGAAATGGCTGAACATTCTGAAAAACCAGTAATAAACGCACTTAGTGATCTTCATCATCCATGTCAAGCATTAGCAGATCTAATGACAATAAAAGAACATTTTGGTAAAATAAAAGGCCTCAAACTAGCATTCGTTGGTGATGGGAATAATAATGTAACCCACAGTTTATTGATAGCATCATCAATGACAGGCATGCACATCTCAATCGCATCACCAAAAGGTTACGAACCAGACCCAGAAATAATCAAAAAAGCAAACAACCATGCATCAATAAGCGGATCTAAAATATTGATAAGCAATGACCCATCAGAAGCCGTGAATGAAGCAGACATAGTTTATACTGATGTTTTTGTTTCCATGGGAAAAGAGAACGAACGAGAACAAAGACTAAAAACATTCAGAGACTTCCAAGTTAATGATAAACTTTTTAGTAAGGCAAACAATAATGCAATCTTTATGCATTGCGGACCCTGGCACGTAGGAGAAGAAGTCACCGCCAGCGTAGTCTATGGTCCCAAAAGTGTAGTCTATGATCAAGCAGAAAATCGATTACACACAGAAAAAGCATTACTATCACTATTATTATAA
- a CDS encoding DUF3782 domain-containing protein — protein sequence LRQDMIEGFKRHDEILIKHEQELIRLREDMNKLREDMMRGFERVDMHLTAIGARWGIMSEDAFRAGLREIIEKEFGYSVVRWKEYDKEGYVHEYPSDVEIDVTVHDDKIILIEIKSYIRISDVILFKRKTEFYEKITGKKPYRKLVITPYAEEEALQTAKNFGIEIIIK from the coding sequence ACTTAGACAAGACATGATAGAGGGATTCAAAAGACACGATGAAATATTGATAAAACATGAGCAAGAACTAATAAGATTAAGAGAAGACATGAATAAACTTAGAGAGGATATGATGAGGGGTTTTGAGCGTGTGGATATGCATTTAACAGCAATCGGTGCTAGATGGGGTATAATGAGTGAGGATGCCTTTAGAGCAGGGCTCAGAGAGATTATCGAAAAAGAGTTCGGCTACAGTGTAGTGAGATGGAAAGAGTACGATAAAGAAGGCTATGTTCATGAATATCCCTCAGATGTGGAAATCGATGTGACAGTCCATGATGATAAGATTATTTTAATTGAAATAAAATCATACATCAGAATATCAGACGTAATATTATTCAAGAGAAAGACCGAATTTTATGAAAAAATAACAGGAAAAAAACCTTATAGAAAACTAGTTATAACACCATACGCCGAAGAAGAAGCACTACAAACAGCAAAAAACTTCGGGATTGAGATAATAATAAAATAA
- a CDS encoding TrpB-like pyridoxal phosphate-dependent enzyme codes for MDLTPLRKSYNLLLRSIQTQEIVPTNFYNIIPDLPRPLPPPRLPNGEIVKPEMFEILFTKEVVRQEFSNEHYIPIPEDLLKIYYEVGRPTPLLRAKRFEEAIGTTAKIYYKFEGALPAGSHKLNTAAAQAYYASKENVHKLVTETGAGQWGSALSLAGSLFDIRIRVYMTRSSYTQKPYRRILMQLYGAEVFPSPSNQTDFGRKLLATEPDHPGSLGIAISESIETVIKSDGMAKYSLGSVLNHVLLHQTVIGLEVLKQMEYLGEYPDYVIGAIGGGSSYSGLAYPFMERKLKGKSDTIFIAVEPKAIPSITRGIYTYDYGDTAGLTPLIKMHTVGHKFRTPPIHAGGLRYHGKAPSLCLLAELGYVKAIAYHQTEVFNAAVLFAKSEGLVPAPESAHAIKAVLDIAKETTRKGESPTILFNMSGHGLLDLSAYDDYLAGKLIDYEPEDIDLSYLPKFSENSP; via the coding sequence ATGGATTTAACCCCTCTTAGAAAATCTTATAATCTACTACTAAGATCAATACAAACTCAAGAAATTGTCCCCACGAATTTCTACAACATAATTCCTGATTTACCGAGACCATTACCACCTCCAAGATTACCAAATGGAGAGATAGTAAAACCTGAAATGTTTGAAATATTGTTTACTAAAGAGGTTGTTAGGCAAGAATTCAGCAATGAACATTATATACCAATACCTGAAGATCTTTTAAAAATTTATTATGAAGTAGGTAGACCAACACCATTGCTGCGAGCAAAACGTTTTGAGGAGGCTATAGGTACAACTGCTAAAATATACTATAAATTTGAGGGTGCGTTGCCTGCAGGTAGTCATAAATTAAATACTGCCGCTGCACAAGCATATTATGCATCAAAAGAAAACGTGCATAAGCTTGTTACGGAAACTGGTGCTGGGCAGTGGGGTTCTGCATTATCATTGGCAGGATCGTTATTTGACATAAGAATAAGAGTATACATGACACGGAGTAGCTATACTCAAAAACCATATAGAAGAATTCTCATGCAACTTTATGGAGCTGAAGTATTCCCTAGTCCAAGTAATCAAACAGATTTTGGACGTAAACTTTTAGCCACCGAGCCAGATCACCCAGGATCATTAGGGATAGCCATTAGTGAATCAATAGAGACCGTGATAAAAAGTGATGGAATGGCTAAGTATAGTTTGGGTTCAGTATTAAATCATGTATTACTGCATCAGACAGTTATTGGATTAGAAGTATTAAAACAAATGGAATATTTAGGAGAATATCCCGATTATGTAATTGGTGCTATAGGTGGTGGAAGTAGTTACAGTGGATTAGCTTATCCATTTATGGAACGTAAGCTTAAAGGTAAAAGTGATACAATTTTCATAGCAGTTGAGCCAAAAGCAATTCCTAGCATAACAAGAGGTATTTATACATACGATTATGGAGACACCGCAGGCTTAACACCGCTCATAAAAATGCATACTGTAGGACATAAATTTAGGACACCACCAATACATGCAGGTGGGCTTAGATATCACGGGAAAGCACCATCATTATGCCTACTCGCTGAGCTCGGATACGTTAAAGCTATAGCCTATCATCAAACTGAAGTTTTTAATGCCGCTGTATTATTTGCTAAATCAGAAGGTTTAGTCCCTGCACCAGAAAGCGCACATGCAATAAAGGCTGTATTAGATATAGCAAAAGAGACAACAAGAAAAGGTGAAAGTCCTACAATATTATTTAATATGAGTGGACATGGATTACTAGACCTATCAGCTTACGATGATTATTTAGCAGGAAAACTTATCGATTATGAACCAGAAGATATAGATCTTTCCTATTTGCCAAAATTCAGTGAAAACAGCCCTTAA
- a CDS encoding preprotein translocase subunit SecE codes for MGLKDIINSARNILSVTVKPTWDEFSLLFKIVLVGLVIVGLYSFAVQLTALAFVNFRLYSSPYVIWGLTGFIVIVYFIVYYRGRKSGWW; via the coding sequence ATGGGATTAAAGGATATAATAAACTCTGCAAGGAATATTTTATCGGTTACTGTAAAGCCTACTTGGGATGAGTTTAGTCTTTTGTTTAAGATAGTTTTAGTTGGATTAGTGATTGTTGGCCTATATTCTTTTGCGGTTCAGTTAACTGCCCTAGCTTTTGTGAACTTCAGACTTTATTCTTCACCGTATGTCATATGGGGTTTAACAGGTTTTATTGTCATAGTATATTTCATTGTATACTATAGAGGTAGAAAATCCGGATGGTGGTAA
- a CDS encoding transcription elongation factor Spt5, whose product MSNEQKQDDNKSQTTQETKPIISTRLFAIKVSTGQELGTAFTADLRYSKSQELQSSSVASVLVLKEVRSYVFVEANNSFDAGRMFYGLRHVKVGAPTLIPYQEIETLLQTKIAASSIEPNYIVEIIAGPFKGMKAKVVSVDKTKNEVTVTLIEKDISFAFPLTMSAESVKIISKGK is encoded by the coding sequence ATGTCAAATGAGCAAAAACAAGATGACAATAAAAGTCAAACAACTCAGGAAACCAAACCAATAATTTCTACTAGATTATTTGCGATAAAAGTATCAACAGGACAAGAGCTAGGAACAGCTTTCACAGCAGACCTTAGATATTCAAAATCACAAGAATTACAATCGAGTAGTGTTGCATCAGTGTTAGTGTTAAAAGAGGTTCGTTCGTATGTATTTGTTGAGGCTAATAATTCGTTTGATGCTGGTAGAATGTTTTATGGATTACGGCATGTAAAAGTAGGTGCACCAACACTCATACCTTATCAGGAAATAGAAACACTCTTGCAAACAAAGATTGCTGCCAGTTCTATAGAACCAAACTATATAGTAGAAATTATCGCAGGACCGTTTAAAGGAATGAAAGCTAAAGTTGTTAGCGTTGATAAAACAAAGAATGAAGTAACCGTGACACTTATAGAGAAAGATATTTCGTTTGCATTCCCTCTCACCATGTCCGCTGAATCCGTTAAAATAATAAGCAAGGGTAAGTAA
- a CDS encoding 50S ribosomal protein L11 produces MANEKTLKFIIDGGKATGGPPIGPALGPLGVDVMDVVNTINNLTKEFGGMKVPVEVTVNLDTKEFKVSVGIPTTAALLLKELKAEKGAESPAKNIGNLSIEQVIKIAKIKIPDMLSKHLKSATKEVLGTCLSLGIKVENQDPREVIKMVNAGKFDDLIKKYEAGEG; encoded by the coding sequence ATGGCAAATGAGAAGACTTTAAAATTCATAATAGATGGTGGAAAAGCTACAGGCGGTCCACCCATAGGACCAGCCTTAGGACCTTTAGGAGTTGATGTGATGGATGTAGTAAATACAATAAACAATTTGACAAAAGAATTTGGAGGAATGAAAGTTCCAGTTGAAGTAACCGTAAATTTAGATACAAAAGAGTTTAAAGTATCAGTAGGAATACCGACAACAGCGGCATTATTACTAAAAGAGCTTAAAGCAGAGAAAGGTGCAGAATCCCCAGCAAAAAACATTGGAAACTTATCAATAGAACAGGTGATCAAAATTGCAAAAATAAAAATACCAGATATGCTTTCAAAACACCTGAAATCCGCCACTAAAGAAGTATTAGGGACATGCTTAAGTCTTGGCATTAAAGTAGAAAATCAAGACCCCAGAGAAGTCATTAAGATGGTTAATGCTGGTAAATTTGATGATTTAATAAAAAAATATGAAGCTGGTGAGGGTTAA
- a CDS encoding 50S ribosomal protein L1: MSFVKNETLIKNIKDMNSKLTKRNFKQSIELIINLRDVDLKKPENRIRETVLLPHEIPGRKVKIFIAAERDVAIKARDAGADLVLGKAELEQLSGNKKELKKIAREYDFFLAQPDLMPTVGRVLGQYLGPRGKAPEVLPPNANISEIISRLRKSVRIRLKDQPVIGTVIGKEGMPDEQIAENIRAVLAALEKKFKFPQNFRSIYIKGTMSEPVKFYIKEFEKR, from the coding sequence ATGTCATTTGTAAAGAATGAAACATTGATAAAAAACATCAAAGATATGAATAGTAAACTCACAAAAAGAAATTTTAAGCAATCCATAGAATTAATCATCAACCTAAGAGACGTTGACTTAAAAAAACCAGAGAACAGAATTAGAGAAACAGTACTCTTACCACATGAGATACCCGGTAGAAAAGTAAAAATATTCATCGCAGCTGAACGTGATGTAGCTATAAAAGCACGTGATGCAGGAGCAGATTTAGTATTAGGAAAAGCCGAATTAGAACAATTATCAGGAAACAAAAAAGAACTCAAAAAAATAGCACGCGAATACGACTTCTTCCTAGCACAACCTGACCTAATGCCAACAGTTGGCAGAGTATTAGGACAATACCTCGGGCCGAGAGGAAAAGCACCAGAAGTACTTCCACCAAATGCTAACATATCTGAAATAATATCGCGATTAAGAAAAAGTGTACGCATAAGACTAAAAGACCAACCAGTCATAGGAACAGTTATTGGTAAAGAAGGAATGCCAGATGAACAAATAGCAGAGAACATTAGAGCAGTACTAGCAGCATTAGAAAAAAAGTTTAAATTCCCACAAAACTTTAGGTCAATCTATATAAAAGGAACTATGAGTGAACCGGTAAAATTTTACATTAAAGAATTCGAAAAGAGGTGA